A genomic window from Aggregatilinea lenta includes:
- a CDS encoding NYN domain-containing protein, which translates to MPYLIDGHNLIGQMRSLRLDDPDDEAKLVERLKGFMMRKRKRCTVIFDAGLPGGPSRALSTSDVTVIFAPHSTPADSLLLRRIRDARDPGKWWVVSGDQQIVQVAQRRRMKVIAPRAFAAELEAPPMPDDDDPNPHMSAADVEEWLKLFRKGKDEKS; encoded by the coding sequence ATGCCTTACCTCATCGACGGCCACAATCTGATCGGGCAGATGCGCAGCCTGCGCCTGGATGACCCCGACGACGAAGCCAAGCTGGTCGAACGCCTGAAGGGCTTCATGATGCGTAAGCGCAAGCGCTGCACGGTCATTTTCGATGCCGGGCTGCCGGGTGGACCCTCGCGCGCCCTGTCCACTAGCGACGTGACGGTGATTTTCGCGCCGCACAGCACGCCTGCCGACTCACTGCTGCTGCGCCGCATCCGCGATGCGCGCGATCCGGGCAAGTGGTGGGTCGTTTCCGGCGACCAGCAGATCGTGCAGGTCGCGCAGCGCCGCCGCATGAAGGTGATCGCGCCGCGCGCCTTCGCCGCCGAACTGGAAGCGCCACCGATGCCGGACGACGACGACCCGAATCCGCACATGTCGGCGGCGGATGTCGAGGAGTGGCTGAAGCTGTTCCGCAAGGGGAAAGATGAGAAATCTTAA
- a CDS encoding glycerophosphodiester phosphodiesterase: protein MAEEELRTSPVLPPEDRPEWRYLKPIPRSLASHRHPIIVGHRGARGLAPENTLAAFRVAADLGIDGVEFDVQRTTDGELVVFHDDNLDRTTNGHGPIYEKTLAEVQALDAGSAFDPAFAGERIPTLRETLDTLKSTNLLLFIELKDPWRFPGMEAEVVALIRELGLVERTQIRSFYHAALHLVCHIAPEIALSELWWDRLPGDDEVIYKTVNAFFPLCTPDAIAQIHARGQEITAWTVNELDDARALVAAGIDGLTTDYPDRLLTLFAP from the coding sequence GTGGCCGAAGAAGAACTCCGCACCTCCCCGGTGCTTCCGCCGGAAGATCGCCCTGAGTGGCGCTATTTGAAGCCGATCCCCCGCTCGCTCGCTTCCCACCGCCACCCGATCATCGTCGGGCATCGCGGCGCGCGCGGCCTCGCGCCGGAAAATACGCTGGCGGCGTTCCGCGTGGCGGCGGATCTGGGCATCGACGGCGTGGAATTTGACGTGCAGCGCACCACCGACGGCGAATTGGTGGTGTTCCACGACGACAATCTGGACCGCACCACGAACGGCCACGGGCCGATTTACGAGAAGACGCTGGCCGAGGTGCAGGCGCTGGACGCGGGCAGCGCGTTCGATCCGGCCTTTGCGGGCGAGCGCATCCCCACCCTGCGCGAAACGCTAGACACCCTCAAGTCCACCAACCTGCTGCTGTTCATCGAGTTAAAAGATCCGTGGCGCTTCCCCGGCATGGAGGCGGAAGTCGTCGCGCTGATCCGCGAGCTTGGGCTGGTAGAGCGCACGCAGATCCGCTCCTTCTACCACGCCGCGCTGCACCTCGTCTGCCACATCGCGCCGGAAATCGCACTCAGTGAATTGTGGTGGGATCGGCTGCCGGGCGACGACGAGGTGATCTACAAAACCGTCAACGCCTTTTTCCCCTTGTGCACGCCGGACGCCATCGCTCAGATCCACGCGCGCGGCCAGGAGATCACCGCCTGGACCGTCAACGAGCTGGACGACGCGCGCGCCCTGGTCGCTGCCGGGATCGACGGGCTGACGACCGATTACCCCGATCGTTTGCTGACGTTGTTCGCGCCGTGA
- a CDS encoding metallophosphoesterase produces the protein MNQLKTWAALIGAVVPGAGLFYAWRIEPRWPRVTHRTLAVPDLPPAFEGYRIAQLSDLHLGIRLTQNALPHVVTLTNRAAPDLVLLTGDIATAGRGGLAAGAAVLSRLEAPDGAWAILGNHDYFGHAARVKQHLADAGITLLRNEHRVLMRGTDWLVLAGVDDVLWGMPDLDASLCGAPEDAPVILMAHEPDYAPIAAENARVVLQLSGHAHGGQIRPPGLPPLLLPDLGKLYPEGAYRVGDMALYVSSGIGTGRVVLRFNCRPEIAVITLVRGDPARGVEWIESGEGV, from the coding sequence GTGAACCAACTCAAAACGTGGGCAGCGCTGATCGGCGCGGTCGTGCCGGGAGCCGGACTGTTTTATGCGTGGCGCATCGAGCCGCGCTGGCCGCGCGTCACACACCGGACGCTGGCCGTGCCCGATCTGCCGCCCGCCTTCGAGGGCTACCGCATCGCACAGCTATCCGATCTGCACCTGGGCATCCGGCTGACGCAAAACGCGCTGCCGCACGTCGTCACGCTGACGAACCGCGCCGCGCCGGATCTCGTCCTGCTGACGGGCGATATCGCCACGGCAGGTCGGGGTGGGTTGGCGGCGGGCGCGGCGGTCCTGTCGCGACTGGAAGCGCCGGACGGAGCGTGGGCGATTCTGGGTAATCACGATTACTTCGGCCATGCGGCGCGGGTGAAACAGCACCTCGCGGATGCCGGAATCACGCTGCTGCGCAACGAGCATCGCGTGCTGATGCGCGGCACGGACTGGCTGGTGCTGGCGGGGGTGGACGACGTGCTGTGGGGTATGCCCGATCTGGACGCTTCGCTGTGCGGTGCGCCGGAGGACGCGCCCGTGATCCTGATGGCGCATGAGCCGGATTACGCCCCGATCGCGGCGGAAAACGCGCGGGTGGTGCTCCAGCTTTCCGGCCACGCGCACGGGGGGCAGATCCGCCCGCCGGGGCTGCCGCCGCTGCTCCTGCCCGACCTGGGGAAGTTGTACCCGGAAGGCGCGTATCGTGTGGGTGACATGGCGTTGTACGTGTCGAGCGGGATCGGGACCGGGCGCGTGGTGCTGCGCTTCAACTGCCGCCCGGAGATCGCTGTGATCACGCTGGTGCGCGGCGACCCGGCGCGCGGTGTGGAGTGGATCGAGAGCGGCGAGGGCGTATAA
- a CDS encoding endonuclease/exonuclease/phosphatase family protein produces the protein MRAPIIETSPVGNLGRAAWRLLQAAALLYGLGTIVYLIARLAVGERWGAVAWANNFVPWWALGALIAALVAGIGRRWPLAALEAPILLAFALLYGDLLLPSGDVAQAGDGITLKAATYNILSHFSDPDQVIDVIRDLDADIVGFEEVGPEHAARIQAELGEDYPYQVWYPQMPVHGVGLISRYPILEETPYAALPDSMRHLRAVIDTPGGPVTVFVAHPRPPHGLLPLGYDDASRDMELADLRARVRAESGPVIVLCDCNMSDQSDAYRATARLLHDSFREAGWGLDFSYPNRLRDLAPGLRVVRIDYVWHSDHFTALDARTWSSSGTSDHRPVVARLALKAEDS, from the coding sequence ATGCGCGCGCCAATAATCGAGACTTCCCCGGTCGGGAACCTGGGCCGGGCGGCGTGGCGGCTGCTGCAAGCGGCGGCGCTGCTGTACGGTCTGGGCACGATTGTTTACCTGATCGCGCGGCTGGCCGTTGGAGAACGGTGGGGCGCGGTCGCATGGGCCAACAACTTCGTGCCGTGGTGGGCGCTCGGCGCGCTGATCGCGGCGCTGGTGGCCGGGATCGGGCGGCGCTGGCCGCTGGCCGCGCTGGAAGCCCCGATCCTGCTGGCGTTCGCGCTGCTCTACGGCGATTTGCTGCTGCCGTCCGGTGACGTGGCCCAGGCCGGAGATGGCATCACGCTCAAGGCCGCGACGTACAACATCCTCTCCCATTTTTCCGATCCCGATCAGGTGATCGACGTCATCCGCGATCTGGACGCGGACATCGTCGGCTTTGAGGAAGTCGGGCCGGAGCACGCCGCGCGCATCCAGGCGGAACTGGGCGAGGACTACCCGTATCAGGTGTGGTATCCGCAGATGCCCGTACACGGCGTGGGGCTGATCAGCCGCTACCCGATCCTCGAAGAAACGCCCTATGCCGCGCTGCCCGACTCGATGCGCCATCTGCGCGCGGTGATCGACACGCCCGGCGGCCCCGTAACGGTCTTCGTGGCGCATCCCCGCCCGCCGCATGGCCTGCTGCCTCTGGGGTACGATGACGCCAGCCGCGACATGGAACTGGCCGATCTGCGCGCGCGCGTCCGTGCGGAAAGCGGCCCGGTGATCGTGCTGTGCGACTGCAACATGTCCGACCAGAGCGACGCCTACCGCGCGACGGCGCGTCTGCTGCACGATTCCTTCCGCGAGGCGGGCTGGGGCCTGGACTTTTCGTACCCGAACCGTCTGCGCGATCTAGCGCCCGGTCTGCGCGTTGTGCGCATCGACTACGTGTGGCACAGCGATCACTTCACCGCGCTGGACGCACGCACCTGGAGCAGCAGCGGCACGTCCGATCACCGCCCGGTGGTCGCGCGGCTGGCGCTGAAGGCAGAGGACTCGTGA
- a CDS encoding endonuclease/exonuclease/phosphatase family protein: MSQESSGAAVGSPTSVLRRGVSAAVQIAIALYGLGTIGYLAARAAVGEQWRAVAWANNFVLWMSAAALGMAIAALLFRRRWLLVALQVPMLAAFGVLFGGLLMPHNSGAVAAAAEFRVAAYNMHSQDSDPAQVVQTVLALDADIVGLNEVGYEHADQLEAATKAGYPYQIWYPQPTVHGVALISRYPILDQEMYEPVEPANLHLRVVLDVDGTPVTVFVAHPPSPTSPFFPLGYEDGPRNVELADLRARIEAETGPVMVLCDCNMSDQSDPYRSMDDLLDDSFREAGRGFGLTFPYGRTFLPPLVRIDYIWISGDFTALDAHPAGSNGTSDHRPIIADLALHDAAGS; encoded by the coding sequence ATGAGTCAGGAATCTTCCGGGGCGGCTGTAGGATCGCCCACTTCCGTGCTGCGGCGGGGCGTGTCCGCTGCCGTGCAGATCGCGATCGCGCTGTATGGCCTGGGCACGATTGGCTATCTGGCGGCGCGGGCCGCCGTGGGCGAGCAGTGGCGGGCCGTGGCGTGGGCGAACAATTTCGTGCTGTGGATGTCAGCCGCTGCGCTCGGTATGGCGATTGCGGCGCTGCTGTTCCGCCGCCGCTGGCTGCTGGTGGCGCTGCAAGTACCCATGCTGGCTGCGTTCGGCGTGCTGTTCGGCGGCCTGCTGATGCCGCATAACTCCGGCGCGGTGGCCGCCGCCGCCGAGTTCCGCGTGGCTGCTTACAACATGCACAGCCAGGATTCCGACCCGGCCCAGGTGGTACAGACCGTGCTGGCGCTGGACGCGGACATCGTCGGGCTGAACGAAGTCGGCTACGAGCACGCCGACCAACTCGAAGCTGCGACGAAAGCCGGGTATCCGTACCAGATCTGGTATCCCCAGCCGACCGTGCATGGCGTCGCACTGATCAGCCGCTACCCGATCCTGGACCAGGAAATGTACGAGCCGGTCGAACCGGCCAACCTGCACCTGCGCGTCGTGCTGGACGTGGACGGCACGCCCGTTACGGTCTTCGTGGCCCATCCGCCATCCCCGACCAGCCCGTTTTTCCCGCTCGGTTATGAAGACGGCCCGCGCAATGTCGAGCTGGCCGACCTGCGCGCGCGGATCGAGGCGGAGACGGGGCCGGTGATGGTGCTGTGCGACTGTAATATGTCGGACCAGTCGGATCCGTACCGCTCAATGGACGATCTGTTGGACGATTCGTTCCGTGAGGCGGGGCGCGGGTTCGGCCTGACCTTCCCTTACGGGCGCACATTCCTGCCGCCGTTGGTACGCATCGACTATATCTGGATCAGCGGCGACTTCACTGCGCTGGACGCCCATCCCGCCGGCAGCAACGGCACGTCCGATCACCGCCCGATCATCGCCGACCTTGCGCTGCACGATGCCGCCGGGTCGTAA